caggggaGGGGAAGTGCAGGGATTACCAACACTGTAGCTAAAACTTTACTTTCCAGCCCAAAACCATTCCTGGAggccctgctgcagaggagtGGCCTGGATCTCAGTTTCTTTTGGGAAGCAGAaagagctgccagccccacattgcctcccctcccagctggattattttattgtgtGGATCAAAAACTACATTTCCCCACTAAAACTTGCCATCACACCAGAGCTGCTTGCTCCGCTGCCTACCAGGAGATGTTatggcaaagaaagaaaaatatttatgcttggCTCCAGAATTCCAGCTTATTTTTAGCAAGGCGCCTTCCCTGTGGTCCTTTacctcttttttgtttatttgctgcCCTCCCCCTGTTTTGACCCCCCCAAAGCAGCAGATTCTCATCTATTTTCAGCTTCACCCAGCCGACGTTCCTACCAATGGCTTGGTGGCTGTGGGGAGAAATAACCCACCAGGTACATTTTGTGAAAAACAGGATCCCAAGCACCATCCAGCTGAGTGTGCAAATATTGGGGTATATTTTTAACAGCTGGGGTTGGGGGATTGTTCATTTTTCATCCCAAAAAGCCGAGGAGTGGCTCTGCAAGCCGCAGGCGCAAGCCAGGACTTGTTCCCAACTCCCCACACATCTCCTCCGCTCCCTGGGATGCTTCCCCAGCACGGACTCCCACTCCCAAAATGCGGATGGGTCCAAGCTCTGACCCCTAaaaagcagccagagctgctggaggggtgCGCAGACCCTCTGCCCCCCTTTGGCTGGGAGGTCGCAGGCGGTGGGTGCGGGACCCTcgctcctgcctgccctgcgCTCTGCACCGTGTTTTTATCGCCGGGCTCTTATCAATCTCGGCTCGGGAAGGACAGAAGCCAAGATAGATCCCGGGCTGGCTTCAGAGCGTGCTCAGCCCCTCCGATAAAGCGGCAGGCAGCGCAGCGGGAGGATAAACAAAGCCCTTTATCTGCAGTTGGGCTCCTTGCGCTCCTCAGGCTCTGCCTTTGGGAAGGTCACGTCCGCGGGCACCGGCGGGGGACGCGCTGCCAGGGCCGGGGGCTCGCCCGTGGCCCGTCCCGCTTTTAGGGAACAccaggggaagcagagggatgtaacccccagcctggcactgagcAAAACCCCATCCCAGGCTGTCCGTGCCCTGCCCCGCACGCCTTGGTCATGCACGACTTTCACTCCACCATCCCTTCCCGGTGACGGAACCGGGACAGGGCCGGCGAACGGGACACCGGCATCGCGGAGAGTGGGCTCCCGCTTTGGTTCGTCCCTGGAGCGGGGCAGCAGGAGCCGGCAGTGCCGGTGCCAGCACGCAAACATCCCCCGGATCAAGCCCTAATCCTCAGGGAACCCTCACTGGTTTCCCGGCCCAGGGAGGGTGCGGGGACACGGCGGGTGTCCCCTTCCCCACCGGACCGTGACGCGTGTGCCCGAGCGGTGCGCTGGTCCCGGGGGTACGGGGGTGATCCCGGGTGCTGGGGGGGTGTCCGGGGGTGCTGTCCGGGCCCGGGGGGTGCGGGGTCCCcggagcccggcccggccctgaCGCAACCCCGGGTCCCGTTTGCAGCGCCCGGGGCCGCGGCCTGAGCGGGAGGGGGCGTGGCCCGGGGAGGGGGCGTGGCCTCACCGCTGTCACCGGGCAGGAGAGACGCCGCGGACGTGCCCCGCGCTCCCATTGGCGGACGCGGGGAGAGGGGCGTGGCCCGCCGTGCCGTGCCTATATAAGGGTGGGGCGCGGGTGGTGCGGGCAGAGCAGCGGCGGAGCCGGGGCCGTGCGTGTTCTCCCGTATCCAGATCCATGCCCGGGCTGTGGGAGCGGCTGGCGGGCGGCGAGCGGGGCCGCCTGGAGACCTCCGACTGCGAGTCTCTGGGCAGCGCCTCCGGCTCGGAGGGAGGTGAGTGCGGGTCCCCTCAAGGGCTGGAAGAGGGATGAGGGGTCTCCTGGGGGGGAGGAGGTGGCGGTGGTGCTGCGCCAAGCCCCTGTTAACACCCCCGAAACCCGGGATCGGTGTCTCCCACACCCACGGGACCCCTGGCGCTGACCTGcctctgtctcctcctcagATGCCGAGTACGCCGAGGGGGTCTCCCTGCCGGACATGGACCTGCTGCACGACCCCGAGGACGAGCTGCTGTGCGCCAACCTGCTGGACATGGTGCAGGCCGCGCTGGGCCGGGCCCCGCTGGGCGCCAAGCGCTGCTCCCGGCTCCTGATGCCggcccagctgcaggagcaggtgcGGACGGAGCTGCTGCGCCTGGCGTGCAGCGAACCCTGCGGGCTGCGCGGGGCCCTCCTGGACCTGTGCGTGGAGCACGGCAAGGCCTGCCACGACGTGGGGCACATCGCCGCCGACCCCGGTGTGGTGCCCACCTTCCAGCTCACCCTGGTGCTCCGGCTGGACTCCCGCCTCTGGCCCAAGATCCAGGGACTCTTCGCCTCGGGGCCGGCCTTCGCGCCGCTGAAGCTGAGCACGGGCTTCAGGGTGATGAAGAAGAAGCTGTACAGCTCCGAGCAGCTGCTGATCGAGGAGTGCTGATGGGCCGGGCCGGAGGAGCCACTTCCCAAGTGCTTTGGAAGAGCCGGGCAGAGCGTGGCGGCCCCTGGCAGCCGCTGTAGTTTAGGTTAGGCTGGAGTAGGGCTGTAGGTGGAAGTAGTTCGGGCACGCCGAGGTCCCCGCGGGGACCTGCCCGTGCCGGGACGTCCCTGGCGTGGAGCAGCCGGGAGCCGGGCGGAGGTCGCTTCACGCCGTCGGTGATTGCGGGATGATCCCGGCGACCGCGCTCCCGGAGGCGGCAGCGGGGCTGCTGGAGGGGTGCTGGTCTCCTGATGGCAGATCAATCGTGGggggctctttttttttgtaaaccaGGATTGTAATCAATGGGGTCTCAGTGGGAGGGGGCGTCTGGATGAAAGGCAAAGCCCAGCGCCGGCTGCCGG
The sequence above is a segment of the Parus major isolate Abel chromosome 6, Parus_major1.1, whole genome shotgun sequence genome. Coding sequences within it:
- the DDIT4 gene encoding DNA damage-inducible transcript 4 protein codes for the protein MPGLWERLAGGERGRLETSDCESLGSASGSEGDAEYAEGVSLPDMDLLHDPEDELLCANLLDMVQAALGRAPLGAKRCSRLLMPAQLQEQVRTELLRLACSEPCGLRGALLDLCVEHGKACHDVGHIAADPGVVPTFQLTLVLRLDSRLWPKIQGLFASGPAFAPLKLSTGFRVMKKKLYSSEQLLIEEC